The genomic region CCATAAATGGGTGCAGCTATAAACACAAAGAAGGTAGACTTATAACTTTTTGGCTGCATACTAAGCGATGTAAAACAATCTCCTGTTGACACATtccataaaattttatgaaaaactaAAAGACGTCAAGCATTTCTGCCCTGTGTTCAGTGTGCTTTGTGTTTTGAATCTTCTGATTAACACAACTATAAATCATTCAGACAAGACAAATGAAAGGTAGTGAGTTGAAAGAACTTACCAATCTTTGCAAGCCGGTTAACCCAGCCTGGGATAGATTTTCCAGTCAGCTTCAAACAGATATCATTACAGAAATGATTACAGTTCTTGGCAATGAGGTGATATGTATCTCCATTGTAGTTTCCAGCATGCTGCTCCATGAATTCTCTAAGCTCAGAACGATTGAGAGTTGTAGACCCAATATATACTGATTTACGAAATGTAAATCCTGGGCACTGACGAGGCTCCACCTCAAAAACACCACTTGTAGGATAATCGTGTGCCCCAAATGCATACTCAACCCCATGTACTGCACCCATATTATTTCAGAGAGAATTGTCAGGTTGGTTATTACTGATTTTTCAGATATACCTGCTTCTACAAAATAAAAATGTATTGCTCAAGCAGTGCTAAAAGCCTAAAACAAAGTATTTGGTCACGAAATCTAGTCTGTAAAAGCATCATGTCTATATTGTAAGCATCAAATTTGCTGATATGGTATGATTTTTATTTTCCAGACCCCAATCCATCATCTGATTAGTTCACCCAATACAGTTTATAGCTTATAACACTGTACATAAGGATTATTTAGACGCCTAGTTCATGAATAAAAGGAATGAATACAAAATGTCTCCGATGCTGCCTAGTTTTGAAATGTGTGCATTTAGCCTGTTCTATAGATAAAGTCCCAAGGATATCATCATTATAGAGCAAATTTTATGATTTTGAGCAAGATACTTCGGGACTCAAACACTGACCTGCATTTATTAGTACAGTCCACTCCATAGCTCAGATGCATACAGGATCCTATATCTAAGCTAAGAATAGAATAAGAAATGATTTTTAATACTGCAAATATATTCAGTCTATCTTCAATCAGATCTAGACAATTACAAAACCCATAAAGCATTAAAACTTCTGCATTCTCGTCCACAATGTTGGACCGCATAAACTAATATGTAACCAGGAGAAATAACATAACCATTTCTCATTAATGGATCTACCATCAGCCAATTGCGACCCAAAAGTTCAATGAATGCAGATCTAAAGACTGTGGCCTACAATGGAAGAAACCAATGCAGCAAGGCTTTGTTTTCACTAACTCAAAACTGGTATACGATGAGATAAACAATAGCAAAATAGGTTTTTATAAGCCACAAATAATAACAAATACTATATCAGTAATCCACCATTAGGCTTCTCTACGCATGTTGAAAACAGTACGATACTGAAAGAATATGATCTAAATACTCCTCAAAGCAATGTAAAAACTAGGAGAATGGCATTATATTATGACCCAAAAACTAGACAAAAAAAATCTTCGTAAACAGAAAAGAAAGCTTTCTTACCTTCAACTCCTGAATGGAAAATTCCTAGTCCAGCCCAATAAACATACCCATTCATGGGTGTAAGATCATAGACATTTAAGTAAACTGGAATACCCTCCTCCAAAAACCTCTTACTGGACATCTTGGAGAACACACTGAACCCACATTTATTGAATCTGAGTGGCTTCGCCATATTACAGCTCCAATCCTGATGATGGTGCCCGGAAGATGCTGATGACATGGACCTTCTCTTCCCATCCTTAGACTTCTCCATGTTTTCAGCTATTGGGTATCGACCAAAAGGTCTCAAATCAGTTCTTCATTACTGTGAAGGGAAGCCTAATACCCtgaaaacaagaacaaaaaaaaatcactTGTGGGTGACCTCCAAAAGCTCTGAGATCAGCGCTTCATGACATGATGGGGAATCGGATACCTAAAAACAGAAGCCTGGGAGCCTAATTCCCAAGTCCTATCTATTTTTTGTACTAGTTAAGTCCTACTTTGATTTTCTGCACAGCTGCTTCTGCATAGTCAAATCTGTATGTACTGAATCACAATAAATTGCAATTTCCctaatctcagttagattcatcttgcttctgcaaaatcacAGCGCAGCAATTGGAAAGAGTGCATTCTATTTTTTGTGGGCTTCTTTCTTTCTTGGTTGCTCTTCTTCACATGGCCTATGATGTACATGGCTCTTTCAGGTCTGCTTTTTAGAGTACCAATGAAACGCCGATAAAATAATGATAACAGTGCAGGATATGCAACAATTTGTGCAGCAAAAAGAGGACCAAGTGTGACAGAAAGTGTGCAGAGAAGAGTAAAAGGAGGGAAACAGCCTGAGTAAAAAATATACTCATTAAAAGTACAACTCGAGTCAATTTCAGTCTTGGGAGGAGTATAATTTACCATGCTTAAGATGCAGCCTTTCAACCCTTTTTTGACTGACAGATCTATATAAAACAATGAAGAGAAAATTTTACTTCAGCTATTTA from Cryptomeria japonica chromosome 3, Sugi_1.0, whole genome shotgun sequence harbors:
- the LOC131044068 gene encoding deSI-like protein At4g17486; amino-acid sequence: MEKSKDGKRRSMSSASSGHHHQDWSCNMAKPLRFNKCGFSVFSKMSSKRFLEEGIPVYLNVYDLTPMNGYVYWAGLGIFHSGVEVHGVEYAFGAHDYPTSGVFEVEPRQCPGFTFRKSVYIGSTTLNRSELREFMEQHAGNYNGDTYHLIAKNCNHFCNDICLKLTGKSIPGWVNRLAKIGSLCNCLLPEGLHVSAVRHEPDYQAYEGEKKRLRSSFCRFSGSLAAMSTRQRPLSVSSVFLTSPMRGSVLPWELKGSVKESEPVPWIPSIFQAWGICELTNT